The Anaerobranca gottschalkii DSM 13577 genome segment AGGCTTTATTTAGTCTATTGGAAATTGCAATTCCTAACCCTTGAGGATGATTTATACCCCTAGATAAAATATAGTTAACTCTCAAAGTATCAAAATCCCTTAAAGATTTATATAAATTATTAGCCACGGATAACAAGTTGTTTTTACTACCCACTGGAATAATATGTAGCCTGTCAGCTTTTATTATTTTATCTATATCTTCATCAAAACATAAAACTCCAACATTTTCATAATTTTTTAACAGTTGGGGGATTCTTTTGTTAATTTCCTCTATTACGTTATTATCTTCTCCTAAAATTATTTTCATAGGAGCTTGTGGTTGATAATGTCGATATTTTACTCCTGGCGATAAAATCCTACCTTTTTGAATATCTGTATATTCTTCCACTTCAACTACTTCCCTTAATTCTTCATAAGTTATAGAACCTGGCCTTAAAATTTTAGCTTTACCCTTAGATAAATCTAAAACAGTCGATTCTATCCCTATGGTGGTATTTCCTCCTTGAAAAATATAATCAACTTTTCCGTATAAATCTTCTATAACATGCTCATGATTAGTAGGGCTAGGTCTCCCTGAAGTATTGGCGGAAGGGGCAGCTACAGGCAAATCAGCTTCTTTAATAAGTTCTAATGCTAAAGGATGTCCTGGCATCCTTAAAGCTACTGTGTCTAACCCCCCTAATGTTACTTCTGGAATTACATTTTTTTTAGCTTGTAAAATCACTGTTAGAGGCCCTGGCCAAAAATTCTCCACTAAGAGGTAAAATTCTTTAGGAATATTAACTGCCAACCTTTCCACCCAAGATAAATTACCTAGATGTAAAATTAAAGGATTATCGGCAGGTCTTCCCTTAGCCAAATAAATTTTCTGTACTGCTTCCTTATCCAAACCATTAGCCCCTAATCCATAAACGGTTTCAGTAGGGAAAACCACCGTTTTCCCTTGTTTTATCGCTTCAGCAGCAATCTTTATATCTTGTTTATTTGTATTTAACAGCTGTGTTTTAACCATTTTTTATCCTCTTTTTCCTTTTGATATTAGTAATATATAAAAGGAAGCAGTTAACGGAATTGTTAATATTAAACCTAAACTACCTACTATAGACCGAACTACCTCTGTTGCAATTAAATCCATATTTATAATACGATCATAGGAAGTTTCGTAAGCCCTAAAAATTAGTAAAAGGGGAAGGGAACTTCCAGTATATGCCAAAATCAATGTGTTAACCATAGTCCCCATAATATCTCTACCTACATTCATCCCTGCTTTTAATAAAGCAACTGGTTTTATTTCTGGTAAAGAATTTTGTATTTCAGCCATTGATGATGCCACAGACATTCCTACATCTAGCACCGCTCCTAAAGTTCCGATAATTATCCCTGCAAAAAGGAGGCCTTGAATATCAATTTTAATTGCTTCGTCAATAAAGGAAAGCATTTGAGCTTCTTCTGAACTAAAGCCTGTTAAATGGGCTACTTTGCCAAAAATTACAGCTAATGCTCCCGCTACAATTAAACCACCAATTACTCCAAAGGTGGCAGCAAGACTTTTATTGTTTACTCCTCCAATTATAAATAAAGTTAAAACTGCTATTAAACTAGAAAATGAAATGGCTAAGATCAATGGGTTATAGCCTTTCAAGATTAAAGGCAATAAACCTAAAATAATTACTATTCCCATTATCGTTAAGGTTATCAATGCTTTAAAACCTTTCAATCCACCAATTAGCAACAAAACTACGACAAAAATCCCTACAAGGATATATATATAGTAATCCCTTGCATAACTTTGTATTCCAATATTGATTATTTCATCTCCTGATAATTCGGCATACAAAAGAACCCTTTGTCCGACTCTAAGATCAAGGTCGTATAAAGGATGGCCCATTTTAACATTCTCTAATTCAAACTCTTTACCATAAAATTTTCCCTTAGATGTAATTCTAACACGGAAATCTTGTCTTCCTAAATAAAATTGGTGTTCTGTATCTTCTTCATAGGGTCCAACATAGGTTATTATACCTCTCAAGACTGTATATGGGGGTATTTGGTTGTCGGTATCATATAAATTTATATCTTGATCATTAGAATTTGCCCATACCCCTGCACTAAGAAAAAGGAGAAATATCATACATAGGGTGGACATTACAATTTTCTTCATACTTATTCCTACCCTTCTACACAGTTTTGACATATTCCATAAAATTTTAAATGGTGACCTGTTATTTTAAATTGATATTGTTTTTCTATTTTTTCTTCTAATTGGTCAAGTAAGTCTTCCGCTACTTCAAATACTTCATTACACTTACTGCAAATTAGGTGATGATGATGATGGTCCTCTTCCTTTAATTCATAGCGACTTCTACCATCACCAAAATTCAATTTATGTATTATATCTAATTCTTCAAAAAGTTCTAAAGCTCTATAAATGGTGGCTAAGCCTATATCACCCTTTTCACCTTTAATTATTTCATAAATCTCTTCAGCACTCATATGTTTATCTGTATTTTCCAATAAAATTTCCAATATTCTAGCCCTTTGATTAGTAACTTTGTACCCAGTATTTGCCAATATTTCTCTAGCTTGTTTTGAACTATCACCCATATTTTTTTCCTCCTTTCTTTTTAAATTATAGTTTACCCATTTTACACTGTCAAATTATTACTAAAAAAATATGGTTTATTGTGTTATACAATAAACCATAGGAACTCAAAACAAATTAAAGACAAGTTTATAATTACATTTCACCCAAAACTACCTGAGCTAAGTTTACAGCATGATCCCCAATTCTTTCAAAGTTACTAATAATATCCAAGAAAACTACCCCTGCAGTGGGATGACATAACCCTAAGTTAAGCCTTTCGATGTGTTTATTCCTTAGCTTTTTCTCAAGTTCATCTACAATGTCATCTTCTTCTACAACTTGCCTTGCCAGTTCTAAATTGTTCTCTTTAAGGGCAGTGATAGCTTTATTTGTCATTTTCAATACTGCTTCATACATTTCTCTAATTTCTTCTCTAGCTTTATCAGAAAAAGGAACTTCATTTTCAATTTTAGCTATACATAAATCTGCAATATTTTCACTATGGTCCCCAATTCTTTCAATATCATTAACAGCGTGGAGAAGCATAGTAAGCCTTTCTGAATCCTTACCTGTTAATCCTTTGTTAGATAGTTCAGCCAGGTAAGTTGCTATCTCTTTTTCCAGCTCATCTATTACCTCTTCCCTTTGAGCTACATCCTTTCTGATATCGACCCGATTTTCAAAAAGAATATTTATGGCATCTGTAATCATTTTATTAGAAATTTCCGCCATCCTTACTACTTCTTTTTCAGCAGCTCCTAAGGCAATTGAAGGGGTTTTTAACATTCTTCTATCAATAAATTTTACTCCCCGTTCAATTATTAACTCTTCCCCAGGAACTAATTTTTTAATTAAATTGACAAACTGATTTATAAATGGGAAAAAGATAACGGTGTTAGTTATATTAAATAAAGTATGGGCATTAGCAACTTGTCTAGCCACTAATTCTGCTTCTGTTTTCATAGTTGGTGTTATCAAAACTACCAAATCTGTAAAAGGTTTTAAAATAATGAAAAAGATAACAACACCTATAACATTAAAAACAACATGGGAAACCGCTGCCCTTCTAGCAGTTAAATTAGTTCCAATACTAGCTAACATCGCTGTTACACATGTACCGATATTTGAGCCTAAAATTAAAGCTAAAGCTGAATCTAATGTTAAAACCCCTTCTAAAGTCATAGCAACTACCACACCGGTAGCGGCACTACTTGATTGGACTGCCATTGTAAACAATGCCCCTGCTATAACACCTAAAATAGGGATTTGACCGAAATTGGCGATAAAAGCCATAAATCCCGGTGCAGTTCTTAAAACCCTTAGAGATGCAGACATTGTATTCATTCCTAAAAACAATACTCCAAAACCTAAAATCGCTTGTCCTAAGTATTTGTAAAAACGCTTTTTAGTAAAGAAAGAAAGAACTACTCCTACAGCTATTGCAGGAAGGGCTAACTCTGTAAAACCTTTGAAGGAAACTAACTGGGCAGTAATAGTTGTACCAATATTAGCACCAAAAATTGTTCCTACAGCTTGTGTCAAAGTCATTAAACCGGCATTAACAAAACCTACAATCATTACAGTAGTTGTACTACTACTTTGGACTAATACCGTAACTATTATCCCCGTGATAACAGCCATAAATCTATTAGTGGTTAAAATTTCAAGGATTCTTCTCAACTTATCCCCAGCAGCTTTTTGTAATCCTTCTGCCATCAACTGCATTCCAAAGATAAACAATCCCAAACCACCAAATGCACCAAACAATAGTGGCTTTAAATCAATACCTTCCATTAGTAAATTTTCCTCCATTTCTAATTTAAGTTGCTTCATCTATATCCTATCATATGTTAATAAAATCTCAAAGATATTATTTCTAAAATATGGAAAATATATGTTAAGATTTTGTTACATTTGATAGTCATAAATATGATACTGTATTTTGCCTGTCAAAATTGATTCTACTGTAGTTATATCCTCTTCTTTTATTTTTAATCCTAAATTACAATCTTTCCTTAAATGTCTGGGAACAGGAATAGGGTCTATTGTTATACCATTACTTAACAATAAATCTTCTGCCATTAAAGAATCGTGGTTAGATTCAAATGCCAATAGTTTATATTTCATATTATAACCCTCCTCCCCTTTATTTTATCCTTTTTTATATAAAAACAAAAGAGATAGCTAAAGCTATCTCTCCAGATCGTAAATACCTTCATACTCCACATGGTTTTCTTCTAAAACTTCTATAATTCTATCTTTATCTTTAAGTTTTCCTTCAATACCTAATCCACAATCTGAACTGATATGTCTTGGTATCGGTCGAATTTTAATTTCCAAACCAGCATTTATTAGTACTGTTTCTGCTTTTAAACTATCGTAGGTTGTATGAAAGGTTATAATTATTCCCATTTTTAACTCCCAACTTTAAAAGTATATTCTGCTCCTTCTTCCACTAATTCATATTTTACACCCTTTGTGTTACAAAATCTAGATATATTTTCTTTAGCAACATTAGAATCTACTGTTAACTGAAATGCTCCTCCTAAATCTAGTTCCCTTTTAAACATTAGCAAAGGTTCGGGACAAGCTAAACCCCTAGCGTCCAACTTTCGCATCTGTAGCCCTCCTTACAAAAATAGTTTTTGAATGAGCTAATACAATTATTCCGATAAAAATAAACCCAATAATAACTGCTACTTTTCCATTTACCCCTACTCCTTGTGGGGAAGCAGCTAACCCAAAATTATGGGCAAAGGCAGCTCCAGCCATCATACCAAAAACTGTTATCGCCGAATCAATATTACCTTCTCCTGCTAATATAATTTGCCTTAATGGACAACCTCCCAATAATACAGAACCTAAACCTACTAAAGCCATTCCTAAAAAGTTCCATAGATGATCAGTATGGGCGATTGGTTGGTTAGCAAAACCTAAATTAAATGAACCAAGGGCTAAATTGGTTAATAATGCTGCTACAAAAACAGCAATATAGCCTTTGAGCATATAAAAATCTTTAATTAAAATAACATCTCTAATACCGCCAGCCATACAAAGCCTTGTCCTTTGTCCTATAGCTCCAACCAGAAGCCCTGCTGTCAGTGCGATAGCTATAGGAGCAGTAAAGGAACCTGGACCTTCAGCACTAAAGAAAATAAAAGCTGGTTTTGTTAAAAGAAAAATGAGTAGTATGATCATGAAAGTAGGCATGATAAACCCATTAGAAAGATTTTGCTCTGGTGCTTTCCCCAAAGAAAAGCCAGTTTTTAAAGCCTGTACTCCTAAATAAATACCAAAGGTAAAGCCAAATAATCCGGTTAAAGCATTTAAATCTCCGTTTGCTAATCTCAAAATCATCCTAAAAGGACAACCTAAGAAAACAAGTGCTCCTATCATTACAAAAAATCCTAAGATAAAGCGAAGTAAAGGTGATGAACCTCCTCTAACTTTAAACTCTCTAAAAAAGAGGGATATAAAAAATGAACCAAATAAAAAGCCAATAACTTCTGGTCGAATATACTGTACCAAAGCTGCTCTGTGTAACCCTAAAGCGCCACTTATGTCTCTCACAAAACAAGCTACACAAACCCCCATATTTTTGGGATTTCCTAATTTTACTAAATAAGATCCTAGAAAACCTACAATAAGTCCACCTACAATAAGATAAATTAGATGAGAATACTTTTTCAACTGGAACCCTCCTTGTTATCTTTTTCACTTAATTATATTCTATATCAATAAATAATATCCTTTTATGATATTATAATATTTTCTTATAGTATAAAGTAGAAAAAAAATAAGACCTGTCCTTTCGAACAAGCCTTACTTTTACCTTAATTGATTTTATAGGTTATGTTTCTTCTTGTAATCTTCAATCGCCGCTTTTAATGCATCGGCAGCTAAGTTAGAACAGTGCATTTTAGCAGGAGGTAGTCCCCCTAATTCTTCTGCTACCATTTTATTAGTAAGTTTTAATGCTTCATCTAGTGTTTTCCCTTTAGCCATTTCTGTAACAGCACTGCTAGTTGCTATAGCAGCACCACAGCCAAAGGTTTGGAATTTAATGTCTTGAATAATTCCATTTTCAACTTTTAGATATATTTTCATTATATCTCCACATTTGGCATTACCTACTTCACCAACACCATCAGCATTTTCCAATTCCCCAACATTTCTAGGATTTCTAAAATGATCCATTACTTTTTCAGTGTACATGAACACTCGCTCCTCTCTATTTCCCTTTGTGAATCATTTCTAGAAAGAGGTGACATCTTCCTTAATCTCTCTACCACCTCTGGTATAACTTTTAAGCAATAATCAATATCTTCTTCTGTAGTGTCTTTTCCAAGGGTCAATCTCAATGAACCATGGGCTGTTTGATGGGATAGGCCCATTGCTAATAAAACATGGGATGGATCTAATGATCCTGAAGTACAAGCAGAACCACTAGATGCAGCAATTCCTTCCATATCTAAACTCAGCAAAAGGGCTTCTCCTTCAATGTATTCAATAGATACATTGACATTACCTGGTAGCCTGTTAGTACGGTGACCATTTAATTTAACATCTTCTATTTTTAATAAACCATCAATCAATTTATCCCTTAACCTTGCTATTTCTTTATTTTTCTCAAATGTTTCAATACAAATTTTGGCAGCTTCTCCAAAACCGATTATTCCAGGTACATTTTCAGTTCCTGGACGAATTTTTCTTTCTTGACCACCACCGTAACTTATTCCTTTAATTTTAGTTCCTTTTCTTACATACAGAGCCCCTACTCCTTTGGGTCCATAAATTTTATGGGCTGATATTGTCAATAAATCTACTCCTAATTCTTGGACATCTACTGGTATATTTCCAAAGGTTTGAACTGCATCTGTATGTACATAAATTCCTTTTTCTTTAGCAATTTTTACAACTTCTTTAATGGGTTGTATAGTTCCTACTTCATTATTGGCATGCATAATAGTTATTAAAATAGTATCATCACGGACAGCTGATTTTAAGAATTCCAAGTCAATAAGTCCATCTGAATCTACAGGAACTTTGGTAAGTTCAAAGCCTTCTTTCTCTAAACTTTCACAGGCATCTAACACTGCATGATGTTCTATTACAGAAGTTATTATATGTTTACCTTTATCTTTCAAGGCCTTTGCTACCCCAAAAATCGCTAGGTTATCAGCCTCTGTTCCACCAGAGGTAAAGAAGATCTCTTCAGGAAACTGGGCATTTATCCCTTTTGCCACCTTTTCTCTAGCTTTATCTATTTCAATAGCAACTTCTCTCCCAAATTGATGTATACTAGAAGGGTTGCCGTATAATTCTTTAAAAAATGGTAACATTTTTTCTAAAACTTGGGGATGCACTGGAGTTGTAGCGGCATGATCAAGATATACTCTTCTCATTATAAATTCCTCCTCTTAGGATTTTACTATTTTATATCTTTGACAATATCGTCGAATTTTATTTCATCTAAAACCTTGGCCATAGAATCCCTTAATTTAGCCCAAACAAATTTTGTAATACAATTATCTTCCTTTGTACAACATCCTTCACCTGTGCTATTCTCAATAACACATTCCACTGGTCCTATTGGACCTTCTAGAACCCTAATGGCATCTCCCACTGTAAGTTCTTTAGGATCTTTGGCTAAAACATAGCCTCCTTTAGGGCCTCTGATACTTTCAATTATCCCTGCTTTTTTTAATTCTCTAAAAATCTGTTCTAAATATAGATCCGGCAGGTGTTCCCTTTGGGCAATCTCTTTTAATGTTAAAGGTCCTTGTTTATAATTATGGGCCAATACCGCTAAGGCTCTAACTCCATACTCACCTTTAGTAGTCAACCTCATTTTAAGCCCCCTATCTCTACTAAATTACTCGGGATTAGCTATTAAAAAATACCCGAGTTACTTACTCGAGTATATTATATTAGATTTTCTCTCTTTTGTCAAAGAGTTTAGATAATACTTAACTAAAAATTTTTTTGATAAACTCTATTATTTTTTTTAGCAAATTTAGAATAAAATATTCATATTCTACCTCAACATCTTCTATTTCCCCTGAAGGCTCTGCAAATACCCCTTTTTCCTCTATTTCTCCTACAAGACAAAGGGGAGGGAACATAACACACCACCAATTATCCCCTTTACCTTCTCCTAAAATAATTTTTAAAGCTTTATATTGACCTTTGGGATATACGGTATCTAAATATAATCTTGTAGGAAAGTCGAAATTGCCAAGTTCTCCATGGGCACCATAGGCCAGTCCATTTTCTATCAGCACATTACCAGCTAAATCTTCAATATCTTGTAAATTATTTCCTATAAATTTTTCTATTTCCTTGATTCCTTTAAGATTCTTCAGTTCCTGACTATATTCCTTTAACACTCTATCCCTAACTAAATATTTGACAAATTGATCTTTAGGATTATTACTATTAGCTATTATATGAATCCTTAGTATTTCTTCTCCCTTTAATGCAACTTTACCAGAAAAATAAGTTAATATGCTTAGTAAAGATAAAAAACATACTATTTTCCATTTCCCCACTTTAACTCCCCCTCTACCTAATGTAGTTTTTAATAAAATCTAGTGCCACTTTTTCCAATCTAGAAACTTGAGCTTGAGATATCCCTATTTCCTTTGCCACTTCTACTTGAGTTTTCCCGGCAAAAAACCTCTTAAATAATATTTCCTTTTCCCTTGGGGATAACTTTTCTAAAGCTTCTTTTAACAAAATAGTTTGTAACCAACTTTCATCACAATCGTTATCCTTTACCTGCTCTTCTATATAAACAGGATCTTGGTTATCATTAAAAACTGGTTCGTTTAAGGAAATAGGTTCATAGTTGGCATCTAAAGCAAAAACTATTTCTTCTTCAGGTAGATCCAAGTGGGCGGCTAATTCTTTGATAGTAGGTTCCCTCCCTAATTCCTTTGCTAGCTTTTCCCTTTGTTGTAAAGCTTTATGGGCGATTTTCCTTACTGATCTACTTACTCTAATACTGTTATTATCCCTTAAATATCTCCTTATTTCACCCATTATCATAGGTACAGCATAGGTAGAAAACTTTACTCCAAGGTCTGGATTAAAGTTGTCAACAGCTTTTAAAAGACCAATACACCCAATTTGGAATAAATCATCTAAATTTTCCCCTCTATTTTTAAACCCTTTTAAAACACTGAGTACTAATCTGAGATTTCCCTTTACTATTAATTCCCGAGCCCCTTTATCTCCTTCTAACATTTTCCTAAACAACATGTCCATCTTTTTACTAGAGATTACCGGCAAATTATATGTATCCACTCCACTTACAGTTACTTTGAAATTTTGTTGCATAAAAAATCCCCCTCTTACCAATCTTTTCTAGTTCTGTCACTAACTATTATTGACTGGTAAGAGGAGGTTTTAAACATGAATTTTAAAAATTTTCTTCCAGAAAATTTTCTCCTACAGCTACCCGCTGACGGCCAGCTAGGTCTTTTAAGATATATACTTTTTGAAAGCCCCCTTTTTGTAGAAGCTCCATTGCTCCTTGACCTTGATTATAAGCTATTTCTATAGCCAACGCCCCTCCTTTTTTGAGGGTACCTGGTAATTCCTTTACTAATTCCTGATATATTTCAAGACCTGATTCACCACCAATTAGTGCAGTGTAAGGCTCAAACTCTTTTACTTCCCTTTGCAATGTTTGATATTCCCTTTCCGGAATATATGGAAGATTGGAGACTACTAAATCAACTTCTATATTTTCTTTCTTTAAGGGTTCCAATAGATTTCCATGGAAAAACTTAATTTTATCAGCTACTTCTAATCTTTCGCTATTTAATTTAGCTACTTCTAGACTATCTATTGATAAATCAACAGCATAAATTTTTTTACCTGTATATTTAGCTAAAGAAATACCTATAGCTCCACTCCCTGTTCCTACATCCACTGTTTTGAAATCAGAAATTTTGTTTAGCTCCATATAACTTATAGCCCATTCTACTAAAATTTCTGTATCAGGTCTAGGAATAAGAACCCTTTGATCTACATAGAAATCTAAACCCATAAACCCCTTTTCCTTTACTATATATGCATAAGGGTACCCTTGCCCCCGCTTTTCAACCCATCCCATATAATCTTTTAACTGTTTTTCTGTAAGGGATTGATTTTCCTGTAATGTCAATTTAACTAAAGGAATATTTAATAACTTCTTCAACAATAATTGACTTTCAAAATATGGGTTTTCGATTCCTTGTTTTTTTAGATAGGAAGAAGCCCAAATAAGGGCTTCTTTAATATTTCTAATCATATTATTCAACCTTCTTCAATTTTTCAAGTTGATCTGCAGTAATTAAAGCATCAATTATTTCATCAAGTTCCCCTGCTAAAATTGTATCTAATTTGTGCAAGGTTAAACCGATTCGGTGGTCAGTTACTCTACTTTGAGGGAAATTATATGTCCTTATCCTTTCACTACGATCACCGGTTCCAACTTGGCTTTTACGGTTTTCAGCCATTTCTGCCCGTCTTTCTTCTTCATACTTTTCCATAAGTCTCGCCCTTAATACCCTCATAGCCTTTTCCCTATTTTTAAGCTGAGATTTTTCATCTTGTATAGATACTACAATACCTGTGGGTAAATGGGTAATTCTCACCGCTGATTGAGTAGTGTTAACACTTTGTCCTCCAGGACCAGAAGAACAGAAGGTATCTATTCTTAAATCATTTTGGTTGATCTCAACTTCCACTTCCTCTGCCTCTGGTAGTACCGCTACAGTTATTGTAGAGGTATGGATTCTACCACCAGATTCTGTAGTAGGGATCCTTTGTACCCTGTGAACTCCACTTTCATATTTTAAGCGACTGTAAGCACCTTCACCTTCAATTAGGAAAATTATTTCTTTAATACCCCCTATATCAGTATAGTGGGCATCCATAATTTCAACTCTCCAGCCTTTGGTTTCCGCATAACGGGTATACATTTTAAAGATATCTGCAGCAAATAAAGCTGCTTCATCTCCTCCAGCACTACCCCTGATTTCCATAATAACGTTCTTAGAATCGTTAGGATCCTTAGGTAATAATAAAATTTTCAATCTTTCTTCAAGTTCTTCTTTTTTATCCTCTAATTCTGGTAATTCTTCTTTTGCCAGTTCCACCAACTCTAGATCTATTTTGTTGTATAAAATATCTTTCATTTCTTGATATGATTCAACTACTTTTTTATACTCCCTATATGTGTTAACAATAGGTGTTAAATCGGCATGTTCTTTAGTGTATTTTCTCCATTGCTGCTGGTTATTTGTTATAATTTCTGGGTCTGCTATCAGTCTTTCTAATTCTTCATATTTCTCTTCAATACTTTTAAGTTTATCTAACATCATATTTTTACACCTCTGCTTCGTTAGCAATTTCATCTATATTATATAAATTAGGTTTTTCTCTGTCAATTACACTATCATCTTCAAGAAGGGCTTTTATTGCAGCTATAGCCACTTCAACTTGAGCAGGATCCGGGTTTTTTGTCGTTAATTTTTGGAGCATAAGCCCCGGAAACATGACAATATTTAAAATAGAATTATTATATTTCCCCGTCAATTTAGTAACCTCATAAGCCAAGCCAGCAATCAAAGGAATTAGTACAATCCTTAATAATACCCTAGGAATAAGAGCCATCCAAGGTAATAGGGAAAATATTAAAATACTTATTACCATAACTATCAGTAAAAAAGATGTCCCACATCTTTTATGAAGGGGTGAGTATTTCATAGCATTTTCTACAGTTAGTTCTTCCCCCTGCTCATGACAATGAACCACCATGTGTTCTGCACCATGGTATTGAAATACCCTATGGATTTCTTTAACCTTTGATACGAAAAATATATAAGTTAAAAATATACCTAAGCGAATTAATCCTTCAATGAGATTTTTAAAACCTAAATTATATGGGGTAACTTTTTCTAAAAAACCGGTAATTAAAGTTGGTAAAACAAAAAATAAACCTATGGCAGTTATAACTGCTAAAAATACTGCAGAAAATATTTCTTTTTTACTTAAATTTTCCCCTTCTTCCCCTTCACTTAAATTAGCAGATTTAGTAAGCATTTCCACTCCTACTGATAAAGCCTCTATTAAATTAAGACTCCCTCTAATAACAGGCCAAGAAGATATTCTTTTTTCCTTTTTTAAGCCTAGATTTTTTTTCTCAACATAGATGGTTCCATCAGGTTTTCTTACCGCCAATGTAACTTTATTCTGTAAACGAAACATTACACCTTCTAAAACTGCTTGACCCCCTACCGCTAAACTAGTTTTCTCTTTCAACCTTATCACCCCTTATTTTGGGACTATATGACATCTCCGGCATCTTGCTTCATATGATTCAGTTGCCCCAATTAAAATTACTGGATCATTAGCTTTAGCTGGTTTTCCTTCAATTAACCTCTGGGTTCTGCTGGCCGGATTACCACAAACTACACAAATTGCTTGAAGTTTATCGACATATTCTGAGATAGCCATTAAAGTATGAATGGAACCAAAGGGCATTCCCCTAAAATCTGTATCTAAACCTGCAACTATCACCCTTTTACCCATATTAGCTAATTTTGTACAAACATCTACTATTTTTTCATCTAAAAACTGTGCTTCATCTATAGCTACTACATCGATACTTTCTGTGACATATTGAAGTATTTCCTCAGCTTTACAAATATTAATAGCATTTATTTGATCTCCATTATGGGAGACTACACTATTGACACAATATCTATTATCTATTTCTGGTTTAAATACCAATGTTTTTTTCTTTCCATACCTAGCTCTTTTTACTCTACGGATTAACTCTTCACTTTTCCCAGAAAACATACTACCAGTTATTACTTCAATCCAACCCATATCTTTAATAATATGCATCTTCTTCTCTCCCCCTAAAAACCTTTTAAAGATAAAATTCGACAAAACTATGGATAACCCTGCTATTTTTTAATTTTAAAATTAGATGCAGAGCCCCAAAGGAGACTCTGCATCTAATAAGTTTAAAACTACATGCCGTATTTACGACGGAATTTATCAACACGGCCACCAGCATCAACAAATTTTTGTTTTCCTGTGTAAAATGGATGACATTTTGAGCAAATTTCTACTCTGACTTCTTCTTTAGTTGAACGGGTTTCAATTACTTCACCACAGGCACAAGTAATTGTAGTTTTTTTGTATTCTGGATGAATGGCTTGTTTCATATCAGATTCACCTCTTTCAGCATTTCTTGG includes the following:
- a CDS encoding DUF3343 domain-containing protein, producing the protein MKYKLLAFESNHDSLMAEDLLLSNGITIDPIPVPRHLRKDCNLGLKIKEEDITTVESILTGKIQYHIYDYQM
- a CDS encoding DUF3343 domain-containing protein, whose translation is MGIIITFHTTYDSLKAETVLINAGLEIKIRPIPRHISSDCGLGIEGKLKDKDRIIEVLEENHVEYEGIYDLER
- a CDS encoding sulfurtransferase TusA family protein; translated protein: MRKLDARGLACPEPLLMFKRELDLGGAFQLTVDSNVAKENISRFCNTKGVKYELVEEGAEYTFKVGS
- a CDS encoding L-threonylcarbamoyladenylate synthase; translation: MVKTQLLNTNKQDIKIAAEAIKQGKTVVFPTETVYGLGANGLDKEAVQKIYLAKGRPADNPLILHLGNLSWVERLAVNIPKEFYLLVENFWPGPLTVILQAKKNVIPEVTLGGLDTVALRMPGHPLALELIKEADLPVAAPSANTSGRPSPTNHEHVIEDLYGKVDYIFQGGNTTIGIESTVLDLSKGKAKILRPGSITYEELREVVEVEEYTDIQKGRILSPGVKYRHYQPQAPMKIILGEDNNVIEEINKRIPQLLKNYENVGVLCFDEDIDKIIKADRLHIIPVGSKNNLLSVANNLYKSLRDFDTLRVNYILSRGINHPQGLGIAISNRLNKACGNNIDII
- a CDS encoding Na/Pi cotransporter family protein encodes the protein MEGIDLKPLLFGAFGGLGLFIFGMQLMAEGLQKAAGDKLRRILEILTTNRFMAVITGIIVTVLVQSSSTTTVMIVGFVNAGLMTLTQAVGTIFGANIGTTITAQLVSFKGFTELALPAIAVGVVLSFFTKKRFYKYLGQAILGFGVLFLGMNTMSASLRVLRTAPGFMAFIANFGQIPILGVIAGALFTMAVQSSSAATGVVVAMTLEGVLTLDSALALILGSNIGTCVTAMLASIGTNLTARRAAVSHVVFNVIGVVIFFIILKPFTDLVVLITPTMKTEAELVARQVANAHTLFNITNTVIFFPFINQFVNLIKKLVPGEELIIERGVKFIDRRMLKTPSIALGAAEKEVVRMAEISNKMITDAINILFENRVDIRKDVAQREEVIDELEKEIATYLAELSNKGLTGKDSERLTMLLHAVNDIERIGDHSENIADLCIAKIENEVPFSDKAREEIREMYEAVLKMTNKAITALKENNLELARQVVEEDDIVDELEKKLRNKHIERLNLGLCHPTAGVVFLDIISNFERIGDHAVNLAQVVLGEM
- a CDS encoding YibE/F family protein, coding for MKKIVMSTLCMIFLLFLSAGVWANSNDQDINLYDTDNQIPPYTVLRGIITYVGPYEEDTEHQFYLGRQDFRVRITSKGKFYGKEFELENVKMGHPLYDLDLRVGQRVLLYAELSGDEIINIGIQSYARDYYIYILVGIFVVVLLLIGGLKGFKALITLTIMGIVIILGLLPLILKGYNPLILAISFSSLIAVLTLFIIGGVNNKSLAATFGVIGGLIVAGALAVIFGKVAHLTGFSSEEAQMLSFIDEAIKIDIQGLLFAGIIIGTLGAVLDVGMSVASSMAEIQNSLPEIKPVALLKAGMNVGRDIMGTMVNTLILAYTGSSLPLLLIFRAYETSYDRIINMDLIATEVVRSIVGSLGLILTIPLTASFYILLISKGKRG
- a CDS encoding Fur family transcriptional regulator, producing the protein MGDSSKQAREILANTGYKVTNQRARILEILLENTDKHMSAEEIYEIIKGEKGDIGLATIYRALELFEELDIIHKLNFGDGRSRYELKEEDHHHHHLICSKCNEVFEVAEDLLDQLEEKIEKQYQFKITGHHLKFYGICQNCVEG